Part of the Sandaracinaceae bacterium genome, GCGTCGACCGGCTTGGTGACGTAGTCCGAGGCGCCGGCGTCGATGCACTTGTCCCGGTCGCCCTTCATGGCCTTCGCGGTGAGCGCGATGACCGGCAGGTCGCGGAGCTCGGGCCGCTCGCGGATGCGGCGCATGGCCTCGTAGCCGTCCATCTCGGGCATCATGATGTCCATGAGCACGACGTCATAACGCTCGGGGGCCTTGCCGAGCTTGTCGAGCGCGGAGCGGCCGTTGTCGGCGTAGTCGACGTCCATCTCGTGCTGCTCGAGCACGGCGGTGATCGCGAAGACGTTCCGGTAGTCGTCGTCGACGACCAGGACGGAGCGGCCCCGGAGCGCCGGGTCGGGCTGCTCGAGGCTCCGCAACATGCGGCGCTTCGGCTCGGGGAGGGACTCCTCCACGCGGTGCAGGAAGAGCGCCGTCTCGTCGAGGAGCCGCTCGGGGCTCTTGACGTCCTTGACGATCACCGACGTGCCGAACTGCTTGAGCTTCGCGTGCTCCTCCGCCGTCAGCTCCTTGCCCGTGTAGACGATGACCGGGAGCCGGCGCAGCTTCGGCGTGCCCTCGATCTTCGCGATCAGCTCGAAGCCGTTCATGCCGGGCAGGGAGAGATCGAGCACGAGGCAGTCGAACGCGATCTCCTCCAGCTGCGCGAGGGCGTCCTCCGCCGACGCGACCGCGACCACCTCGACGTCGTCGGCGTCCAGCAGCTCCAGGACCGCCTTCTGCTGCACCGAGTCGTCCTCGACGAGCAGGAGCCGCTTCACTCGGCGCTCGAGGAACGTCTCGAGCTCCTCCATGGCGGCGGCGATCTCCTCGGCGCTGGCCGGCTTCTCCAGGATGGCGCGCGCGCCGTGCTCGAGCCCGCGCCGCTCGTCTCCCGCCGCGCTGATGATGTGAACCGGGATGTGGCGCGTGGCCGGGTCGTGCTTGAGCAGGTCGAGCAGGACCCAGCCGTCCATGTCGGGCAAGCGCAGGTCCAGGGTCACGGCGTCCGGCGAGAGGCCACGCGCCAGCTCGAAGCCCTCGCGGCCGCTCAGGGCGACCACCCCGCGGAAGCCGCGCTCGCGCGCCACCGAGAGCAGCGTCTGGGCGAAGGTCGGGTCGTCCTCGATCGCCAGCAAGACGCGATCGCCCTGCTCGATGCGGCCCCGGTCATCGGGCACGCGCGCCGCCGACTCGGCCCGCGCCGCGAGGCGATGGGGCCGCTCCCCCCGGTGCACGGGGTGCGGATCGGGCGAGGGGAGCGAGGGCGGCGTGGCCCGCCGCGAGATGGGCGCGCTGTACCGGAAAGGCAGATAGAGGGTGAACGTGCTGCCCTCGCCTTGCGTGCTCTCGAGCTCGAGCGCTCCCCCAAGCAGCGCCGCGATCTCGCGGCTGATCGAGAGGCCCAGACCGGTGCCGCCGTACCGGCGAGCCGGCCCACCGTCGACCTGCTGGAACGCCTCGAAGACGATCTGCTGCTTGTCCTCCGGGATGCCGATGCCCGTGTCCTCGACCTGGAAGGCCAGGATGTTGCCGGGCTCTGCGCGCACCCCCCAGACCTCCGCGTCGCAGACCTCGACCCGCAGCCGCACCGTCCCCTGCTCGGTGAACTTGAGCGCGTTGCTGAGCAGGTTTCGCAGCACCTGGCGCAGGCGCATGTCGTCCGTCTCGATCACCGCGGGCGCCTCGTCGGCGATCTGGATCTCGAGGCTCAGGCCCTTCTCCTGCGCCATCTGCTCGAAGCTGCGCACCACGTAGTCGCGCAGATCCGCGAGCTGGATGACGTTGATCTCGACCGCCATCGTGCCCGACTCGATCTTCGCCAGATCGAGGATCTCGTTGATCAGGTCGAGCAGGTCGCCGCCCGACTGGTGGATGGTGTGGGCGTACTCGACCTCCTTGTCCGAGAGGTGACGCTCGCGGTTGTCCGCGAGCTGACGCGAGAGGATCAGCAAGCTGTTGAGCGGCGTGCGGAGCTCGTGGCTCATGTTCGCGAGGAACTCGCTCTTGTAGCGAGAGGTGAGCGCGAGCTGCTCCGCCTTCTCCTCGAGCTCCTGCTTGGCGAGCTCGACCTCGCGGTTCTTGCGCTCGACCTCGGTCTTCTGCGCCGTGAGCTGGCGGGCCTTCTCCTCGAGCTCCTCGTTCGTCTGCTGCAGCTCCTCTTGCTGCGTCTGGAGCTCCTCGGCGAGGCTCTGCGACTGCCGCAGCAGCTCGTCGGTGCGCATCGTCGCCTCGATGGTCGCGACCACGATGCCGAGCGACTCGAGGAGCTGGTCGAGGAACGCGAGCTGGATCTTGGTGAAGGGCTGGAACGAGGCGAGCTCGATGACGCCCTTGACCATGCCCTCGAAGAGGATCGGCACGACCACGAGGTGCATCGGCGCCGCCTCGCCGAGCGCGGAGTTGATCCGGACGTACTGCGGCGGCACGTCGGTCACGAGGATGCGCTTCTTCTCGAGCGCCGACTGCCCGACGAGCCCCTCGCCGAGCCGGAACGCGTCCGAGACGTGCTTGCGCTCGCGGTAGGCGTACGAGGCGTAGAGGCGCAGGCTGACCCGCTCCTCCTCCTCCTTGCGCGCCATGTAGAAGACGCCGTGCTGCGCCTCGACCACGCTGGCCAGCTCCCCGAGCACCTGCTCGGCCACCGTGAGGAGATCGCGCTGACCCTGCAGCATCCGCGTGAAGCGCGTGAGGTTGGTCTTGAGCCAGTCCTGCTCCTGGTTGACCTTGGTCGTGTCGGCCAGGGTGCGGATCATCTGGTTGAGGTTGTCCTTCAGCGCCGCGACCTCGCCCCGCGCCTCGACGTCGATGTTCTGGCTCAGGTCGCCCTTCGTCACCGCGGTCGCGACGTCGCCGATGGCGCGGACCTGCCGCGTCAGGTTGCCGGCCAGCTCGTTGACGTTGTCGGTCAGGTCACGCCAGATCCCGGCCGCGCCCGGCACGTTCGCCTGCCCGCCCAGGCGGCCCTCCACGCCGACGTCGCGCGCCACGCCCGACACCTGGTCGGCGAAGGTGCTCAGCGTGATGAGCATGTCGTTGATGGTGTCGACCAGGGTCGCGATCTCGCCCTTCGCGTCCAGACGCAGCTCCTGCTTCAGGTCGCCGTTCGCCACCGCGGTGACGACCCGCGCGATGCCGCGCACCTGCTCGGTGAGGTTGCGGGCCATCAGGTTCACGTTGTTGGTCAGCTCGCGCCACGTGCCGCTGACCCCGCGCACCTCCGCCTGGCCGCCGAGCACGCCCTCGGTGCCGACCTCGCGCGACACCCGCGTGACCTCGTCCGCGAACGAGCCGAGCTGATCGACCATCGTGTTGACGGTGTTCTTCAGCTCGAGGATCTCGCCGCGCACCTCGACCGTGATCTTCCGCGAGAGATCGCCGTTCGCGACCGCGGTCGTGACCTGCGCGATGTCCCGCACCTGCGCCGTCAGGTTCGACGCCATCAGGTTGACGTTGTCGGTCAGCTCCTTCCAGATGCCGCTGACCCCGCGCACCTCCGCCTGGCCGCCGAGCTTGCCCTCGACGCCGACGTCGCGCGCGACCCGGGTCACCTCGTCCGCGAACGAGCTGAGCTGGTCGACCATCGTGTTGATGGTGTTCTTGAGGTCGAGCAGCTCGCCCCGGACCTCGACCGTGACCTTCCGGCCGAGGTCACCCGAGGCGATGGCCGTCGCGACCTGGGAGATGTCCCGCACCTGCGCCGTCAGGTTCGAGCCCATCAGGTTCACGTTCGCGGTCAGCTCCTTCCAGACGCCGCGCACGCCCTCGACCGAGGCCTGGCCGCCCAGCTTGCCTTCGGTGCCGACCTCCCGGGCCATGCGCGTGACCTGCTCGGCGAACGAGCTGAGCTGGTCGACCATGGTGTTGATGGTGTTCTTCAGCTCGAGGATCTCACCCTTCGCGTCGACGG contains:
- a CDS encoding HAMP domain-containing protein — its product is MSATTSASKAKANKNPAKKSSSAKAKPAKRGDGQDTRAVEIADTLDRRMLLAALRSMRRGEFDVRLPEGFTGLDGQIAEVFNDVMAQAGGLAEEVGEMREVVGLEGRTKRRLKKGSAKGGWATYVNGVNDMLDDVTSHSEEVARVVKAVGMGDLTDRIEIDTAEPPLRGDFLRHAKTVNGMVDRLNDISGELTRVALEVGVEGKLGAQASLPGISGTWKDLTDSVNSMASNLTAQVREIARVTTAVANGDLTQSINIEVRGEILELKNTINTMVDQLGSFAAEVTRVAREVGTEGRLGGQARVHGVSGVWRELTENVNSMANNLTLQVRNIAEVATAIADGDLSKKITVEAQGEIAELKQTINTMVDQLGSFADEVTRVAREVGTDGVLGGQAEVSGVRGRWRELTENVNSMANNLTLQVRNIAEVVTAIADGDLSKKITVDARGEILTLKSTINSTVDKLNRFSAEVTRVARLVGTEGTLGVQAEVKDVSGIWKELTDNVNSMASNLTDQVRNIAEVTTAVANGDLSKKITVEVKGEILELKKTVNAMVDSLGFFADEVTRMAREVGTEGVLGGQAEVRDVSGIWKELTDNVNSMADNLTRQVRNIADVARSVANGDLSKKITVQAQGEVQDLKTTLNDMVDQLNSFAAEVTRVAREVGVEGKLGGQAEVEGVRGTWKELTDNVNLMASNLTDQVRDIAEVTTSVANGDLTRKISVDAKGEILELKETINTMVDQLSSFADEVTRLASEVGFEGKLGGQADVRGVSGTWRDLTDAVNSMASNLTDQVRSISEVATAIAQGDLDKKITVDAKGEILELKNTINTMVDQLSSFAEQVTRMAREVGTEGKLGGQASVEGVRGVWKELTANVNLMGSNLTAQVRDISQVATAIASGDLGRKVTVEVRGELLDLKNTINTMVDQLSSFADEVTRVARDVGVEGKLGGQAEVRGVSGIWKELTDNVNLMASNLTAQVRDIAQVTTAVANGDLSRKITVEVRGEILELKNTVNTMVDQLGSFADEVTRVSREVGTEGVLGGQAEVRGVSGTWRELTNNVNLMARNLTEQVRGIARVVTAVANGDLKQELRLDAKGEIATLVDTINDMLITLSTFADQVSGVARDVGVEGRLGGQANVPGAAGIWRDLTDNVNELAGNLTRQVRAIGDVATAVTKGDLSQNIDVEARGEVAALKDNLNQMIRTLADTTKVNQEQDWLKTNLTRFTRMLQGQRDLLTVAEQVLGELASVVEAQHGVFYMARKEEEERVSLRLYASYAYRERKHVSDAFRLGEGLVGQSALEKKRILVTDVPPQYVRINSALGEAAPMHLVVVPILFEGMVKGVIELASFQPFTKIQLAFLDQLLESLGIVVATIEATMRTDELLRQSQSLAEELQTQQEELQQTNEELEEKARQLTAQKTEVERKNREVELAKQELEEKAEQLALTSRYKSEFLANMSHELRTPLNSLLILSRQLADNRERHLSDKEVEYAHTIHQSGGDLLDLINEILDLAKIESGTMAVEINVIQLADLRDYVVRSFEQMAQEKGLSLEIQIADEAPAVIETDDMRLRQVLRNLLSNALKFTEQGTVRLRVEVCDAEVWGVRAEPGNILAFQVEDTGIGIPEDKQQIVFEAFQQVDGGPARRYGGTGLGLSISREIAALLGGALELESTQGEGSTFTLYLPFRYSAPISRRATPPSLPSPDPHPVHRGERPHRLAARAESAARVPDDRGRIEQGDRVLLAIEDDPTFAQTLLSVARERGFRGVVALSGREGFELARGLSPDAVTLDLRLPDMDGWVLLDLLKHDPATRHIPVHIISAAGDERRGLEHGARAILEKPASAEEIAAAMEELETFLERRVKRLLLVEDDSVQQKAVLELLDADDVEVVAVASAEDALAQLEEIAFDCLVLDLSLPGMNGFELIAKIEGTPKLRRLPVIVYTGKELTAEEHAKLKQFGTSVIVKDVKSPERLLDETALFLHRVEESLPEPKRRMLRSLEQPDPALRGRSVLVVDDDYRNVFAITAVLEQHEMDVDYADNGRSALDKLGKAPERYDVVLMDIMMPEMDGYEAMRRIRERPELRDLPVIALTAKAMKGDRDKCIDAGASDYVTKPVDADQLVSLLRVWLYR